A single Thermosynechococcus vestitus BP-1 DNA region contains:
- a CDS encoding type II CAAX endopeptidase family protein, which translates to MSFKRLVLAALSVVVAALITLSLLGSYWEPQTQGQINLFQTNLSLQAREWQGLGDADIRDRFLGDLQGAIKAYERVLKTPTPQNQLLRLHLGVLYAEAGQGDRALKTWQFLIQEAQGATRSTAEVLLGLWSEPPQLLPEAEPLIKQTLQGWFRDRALERLYELQQRSDALMALARAAQNRAQGAFYRLALLGTTPLLGSLIGIVLWIVWIYQHLRRRHQGNPLPSPTPVIWGWETLWEGMVIWFALFFAISLLLMPLVRALISWGLPLRSAMAQTLYALASYSLIMGAGLGWLWYFLRPFGKRPWQWLCWQGGLRGALRWGVGGYFAALPLVLLSSLASQALLKNQGGGNPLLEIILQSRDYPTFALLYVMVALMAPFFEEILFRGFFFRSVQSYLPLGSAMGLTGVLFATAHLNLADLLPLTVLGTVLSYIYWQSQNIGAAMILHSLWNSGSFLGLLLLSGGAKAGF; encoded by the coding sequence TTCAAGCGGTTGGTGCTTGCCGCCCTCAGTGTCGTGGTGGCTGCCCTAATTACGTTGTCTTTACTGGGTAGCTATTGGGAGCCTCAAACCCAAGGGCAAATCAACCTGTTTCAAACTAATTTGTCGCTGCAAGCCCGCGAATGGCAGGGGCTAGGGGATGCTGACATCCGCGATCGCTTCCTTGGCGATCTGCAAGGGGCGATCAAAGCCTATGAAAGGGTGCTGAAGACCCCCACACCGCAAAACCAACTGCTGCGTCTACACTTGGGAGTGCTCTATGCTGAAGCTGGGCAGGGCGATCGCGCCCTGAAAACATGGCAATTCCTGATCCAAGAGGCTCAAGGGGCAACCCGCAGTACAGCAGAAGTCCTCCTCGGTCTGTGGTCAGAGCCACCGCAACTGCTCCCAGAGGCAGAACCATTGATTAAACAGACTCTCCAAGGCTGGTTTCGCGATCGCGCCCTCGAACGCCTCTATGAACTGCAACAGCGCTCCGATGCCCTGATGGCCTTGGCCAGGGCAGCACAAAACCGCGCCCAAGGGGCCTTCTATCGTCTTGCCCTCCTTGGCACCACTCCGCTGCTAGGCAGTTTGATTGGGATTGTTCTCTGGATTGTCTGGATCTATCAACACCTGCGCCGCCGCCACCAAGGGAATCCTCTCCCCTCCCCCACCCCGGTGATCTGGGGCTGGGAAACCCTCTGGGAAGGCATGGTAATCTGGTTTGCCCTCTTTTTTGCCATTAGCCTGCTGCTGATGCCCTTGGTGCGCGCCCTGATCAGTTGGGGGCTGCCGCTGCGTTCCGCTATGGCTCAAACCCTCTATGCATTGGCCAGCTACAGCCTCATCATGGGAGCAGGCTTGGGCTGGCTCTGGTATTTTCTGCGTCCCTTTGGCAAGCGCCCTTGGCAGTGGTTATGCTGGCAGGGAGGGTTAAGAGGGGCGCTGCGTTGGGGGGTAGGTGGCTATTTTGCGGCGCTTCCCCTAGTGCTGTTGAGTTCATTGGCCAGTCAAGCCCTCCTCAAAAATCAAGGGGGGGGAAACCCGTTGCTGGAGATTATTTTGCAGAGCCGTGACTATCCAACCTTTGCTCTGCTCTATGTCATGGTGGCACTGATGGCACCCTTCTTTGAGGAGATTCTTTTTCGGGGCTTTTTCTTTCGTTCTGTGCAATCCTATCTCCCCCTCGGCTCAGCCATGGGTCTCACTGGCGTGTTGTTTGCGACTGCCCACCTCAACTTAGCCGACCTCTTGCCCCTGACGGTTTTGGGAACAGTGCTCAGCTACATCTACTGGCAATCGCAAAACATTGGTGCGGCAATGATTCTCCACAGTCTCTGGAACAGTGGCTCCTTTTTGGGCTTGCTCCTATTGAGCGGGGGGGCGAAAGCGGGGTTCTAA
- a CDS encoding SDR family NAD(P)-dependent oxidoreductase, protein MTTVLITGATGGLGQAFAQAFADRQHHLILTGRSLDTLEALKTRLSQKVSVVCLPQDLSEPGAAGRLYEQIQSLGLAVDVLVNNAGFGDYGAFGDRDRQQLTAMLQVNITALVELTHLVLQEMRPRRQGTIINVSSIAAFQPLPYLAVYAASKAFVRHFSEALWAEVKPLGIRVLAVCPGPTATNFFERADMTRNPALIAQQDTPEQVVAETLAALQTDVATVIPGQPANRFLALAGRLVPRQWLVQQLEPRFRPPAQ, encoded by the coding sequence ATGACAACGGTACTGATTACGGGGGCAACGGGGGGATTGGGGCAGGCCTTTGCCCAAGCCTTTGCCGATCGCCAGCACCATTTGATCCTGACGGGACGTTCCCTCGACACCCTAGAGGCACTGAAGACGCGCCTCAGCCAAAAGGTATCGGTGGTGTGTCTTCCCCAAGATCTGAGTGAACCCGGTGCAGCCGGCCGCCTCTATGAACAGATTCAATCCTTGGGATTAGCGGTGGATGTGCTGGTCAATAATGCTGGCTTTGGCGATTATGGGGCCTTTGGCGATCGCGATCGCCAGCAATTGACGGCCATGCTCCAAGTAAATATCACCGCCTTAGTGGAGCTCACCCATCTCGTGCTCCAGGAAATGCGCCCCCGCCGTCAAGGAACCATCATTAATGTCAGCTCCATTGCCGCCTTTCAGCCCCTTCCCTACCTTGCTGTCTATGCTGCCAGTAAAGCCTTTGTCCGCCACTTTAGCGAAGCCCTCTGGGCAGAAGTCAAACCCTTGGGGATTCGCGTCTTGGCCGTCTGTCCCGGACCCACTGCCACCAACTTCTTTGAGCGCGCCGATATGACCCGCAACCCTGCTCTCATTGCCCAGCAGGATACGCCGGAACAGGTCGTTGCCGAAACCCTTGCTGCCTTGCAAACCGATGTGGCAACGGTCATTCCCGGTCAGCCCGCCAATCGCTTCCTTGCCCTTGCCGGGCGGTTAGTGCCCCGCCAGTGGTTGGTGCAGCAGTTAGAACCCCGCTTTCGCCCCCCCGCTCAATAG
- a CDS encoding alpha/beta fold hydrolase, which translates to MTSTLSATAAFPTADWTWRGHRIRYSVNGSGAPVVLVHGFGASIGHWRKNIPALTAAGYRVYALDLLGFGASAKPDLAYSLDLWAELLADFGQAHVGEPVVWVGNSIGGLLCLMMAARYGHTCRGVSVLNCAGGLNHRPNELNWTQSLFTAIFRALVASPIIGHLIFHQIRQPERIRKTLTQVYANPEAITDELVELLHRPAMDAGAKEVFARVISAPPGPKIVDLLPHIQVPILVLWGEVDPWTPVSGTKHFEAHQERLPIRIERLPHTGHCPHDDRPELVNPILIEWLQQLTQG; encoded by the coding sequence ATGACCTCGACGCTCTCAGCCACGGCAGCTTTTCCCACCGCAGACTGGACTTGGCGCGGCCATCGCATTCGCTACAGCGTCAATGGCAGTGGTGCCCCAGTAGTCTTGGTTCATGGATTTGGTGCCTCCATTGGTCACTGGCGCAAAAATATCCCCGCCCTTACTGCCGCAGGCTACCGTGTCTATGCCCTTGATTTACTGGGCTTTGGTGCATCGGCAAAGCCAGATTTAGCCTACAGCTTGGATCTGTGGGCAGAGCTACTGGCGGATTTTGGGCAAGCCCATGTTGGGGAACCGGTGGTTTGGGTAGGCAACTCCATTGGGGGTCTGTTGTGTTTGATGATGGCCGCGCGCTATGGCCACACCTGCCGTGGGGTCAGTGTTCTCAACTGTGCCGGCGGACTCAACCACCGTCCCAATGAACTCAACTGGACACAGAGTCTATTTACAGCGATTTTTCGGGCGTTGGTGGCCTCCCCGATCATTGGTCATCTCATTTTCCATCAGATTCGACAGCCAGAGCGCATCCGCAAAACCCTAACCCAAGTCTATGCCAATCCCGAAGCCATTACCGATGAATTGGTGGAGCTGCTGCATCGACCGGCGATGGATGCGGGTGCGAAGGAGGTCTTTGCCCGCGTCATTTCGGCACCCCCTGGACCCAAAATTGTTGATTTGCTGCCCCACATTCAAGTGCCAATTCTAGTGCTGTGGGGGGAAGTGGATCCTTGGACACCAGTGTCGGGAACAAAGCACTTTGAGGCTCACCAGGAACGTTTACCCATTCGCATTGAACGGCTCCCCCATACCGGCCACTGTCCCCATGATGATCGCCCCGAACTTGTCAACCCGATCTTAATTGAGTGGCTGCAACAGTTAACTCAAGGCTAG